The genomic segment AAGAGAAACAAACCAAAAACGGATTGCGATTATTAATTACATTTATAAGAATTGATTCTATAAAAACTGGATTGGGTATTTTACAGAAAATATAAATTCGATGTCAGGTTGAGCTCAGTCGAAACCTACATAAGTTATTCTTTTAAAAACCTCTCGATTGTGCTTGAGAAGACATTCTTAAAAACAAATGCAAAACTCTCACATAAAAAACATATTTCTTTTACTTTTAGCAACCACTTTTATTAGTACTTCTGGTGTTTTAGGAAAATATATAAACATGCCTCCAGAAGTAATTATCTGGTTTCGTTCTATTTTTGCAGGGGTGTTTTTGTTTACCTATTGTAAGATCAAAAAAGTAGATTTACAAATAAAACAGCGTAAAGATTTTACGCCATTTTTAATAAGTGCTATACTAATGGCAACACATTGGATTACTTATTTTTATGCACTAAAACTATCTAATGTTGCTATTGGAATGTTATCAATTTATACGTTTCCAGTAATTATTGCGTTTTTAGAACCGCTTTTTATTAAAACGAAATTTAATCCAATACATATTTTTTTAGGTTTATTAGTTTTAACGGGTTTGTACATTTTAACACCTGAATTAAGTTTGGGAAATTCAAATTTAAAAGGAATACTGCTGGGTGTTTTTTCTGCATTTTGTTATGCAATTAGAATCTTAATTTTAAAACAACATATTGGCAATTATAATGGAAGCATGCTTATGTTTTATCAGACTTTAATTATTAGTGTTTTAATGCTTCCCCTTTTATTTTTCGGAGATTTTTCTAATTTCCAA from the Polaribacter cellanae genome contains:
- a CDS encoding DMT family transporter; this encodes MQNSHIKNIFLLLLATTFISTSGVLGKYINMPPEVIIWFRSIFAGVFLFTYCKIKKVDLQIKQRKDFTPFLISAILMATHWITYFYALKLSNVAIGMLSIYTFPVIIAFLEPLFIKTKFNPIHIFLGLLVLTGLYILTPELSLGNSNLKGILLGVFSAFCYAIRILILKQHIGNYNGSMLMFYQTLIISVLMLPLLFFGDFSNFQSQLPYLILLAFITTAIGHTMLVHSLKHFSASTASIISSIQPISGIVIAYFILREIPNNATYIGGGLILLTVIIESFRSKK